The proteins below come from a single Nocardiopsis gilva YIM 90087 genomic window:
- a CDS encoding alpha/beta hydrolase-fold protein, with protein sequence MFTTVSRRALLLVATSLVVALAAALAAFKGTEQHAGAAAQDTAPRPRPSVNSTPQNLVAPLRSRPGEVAVCEEPGTDEILHVPDPGAPAPGRPVWVRRPPGPDSADLPVLYLLHGSTSTHRTIMEADIGPLLDEEMCRSGVEFVIAAPFGQEIGGADTEWGDAVDGSFKIETFVTEKAIEAVEGDHRRPRAMRAIGGFSMGGYAAAALPLRHPDLYSQAVSWAGYYKVDDPSGTFGDNADAHAPDQLVDEPGVRDIRFMLVEGTDDRTPLQEGSIHGEARRFEKLLRERDMTVRTSFPEGEHDFETWKKTFPEAVDFLVEQWAAPDLGIAPTSSAD encoded by the coding sequence GTGTTCACGACTGTTTCCCGCAGGGCCCTCCTCCTGGTGGCGACCTCGCTGGTCGTAGCGCTCGCAGCCGCGCTCGCCGCGTTCAAAGGCACCGAACAGCACGCCGGGGCGGCCGCCCAGGACACCGCGCCCCGCCCCCGGCCGAGCGTGAACAGCACACCCCAGAACCTCGTCGCTCCGCTCCGCTCGCGCCCCGGCGAGGTGGCCGTCTGCGAGGAACCCGGCACCGACGAGATCCTGCACGTCCCCGACCCGGGCGCCCCGGCCCCCGGACGCCCCGTCTGGGTCCGCCGCCCACCCGGCCCCGACAGCGCCGACCTGCCCGTGCTCTACCTGCTGCACGGCTCCACGAGCACGCACCGCACGATCATGGAGGCCGACATCGGGCCGCTCCTGGACGAGGAGATGTGCCGCAGCGGGGTGGAGTTCGTCATCGCCGCGCCCTTCGGGCAGGAGATCGGCGGCGCCGACACCGAGTGGGGCGACGCGGTCGACGGCAGCTTCAAGATCGAGACCTTCGTGACCGAGAAGGCGATCGAGGCGGTCGAGGGCGACCACCGCCGCCCCCGCGCGATGCGCGCGATCGGCGGCTTCTCCATGGGCGGATACGCGGCCGCGGCGCTACCGCTGCGCCACCCCGACCTCTACTCCCAGGCCGTCAGCTGGGCGGGGTACTACAAGGTGGACGACCCCAGCGGCACCTTCGGCGACAACGCCGACGCCCACGCCCCCGACCAGCTCGTGGACGAGCCAGGCGTCCGCGACATCCGCTTCATGCTCGTCGAGGGCACCGACGACCGGACCCCTCTGCAGGAGGGCAGCATCCACGGCGAGGCGCGGCGGTTCGAGAAGCTGCTGCGCGAGCGCGACATGACCGTGCGGACCTCCTTCCCCGAAGGCGAGCACGACTTCGAGACCTGGAAGAAGACCTTCCCCGAGGCCGTGGACTTCCTCGTGGAGCAGTGGGCCGCCCCCGACCTGGGAATCGCCCCGACGTCCAGCGCGGACTGA
- a CDS encoding O-acetyl-ADP-ribose deacetylase — MDIHLVQGDITEQRVDAIVNAANTSLLGGGGVDGAIHRKGGPEILAECRQLRASTYGKGLPTGQAVATTAGRLPARWVIHTVGPVHSATEDRSALLASCFRESLRVADELGAHSVAFPAISTGVYHWPINDAARIAVRTVRETPASVRDVRFVLFDANAYAAFERAVGASDSSDR, encoded by the coding sequence AGGGCGACATCACCGAGCAGCGGGTGGACGCGATCGTGAACGCCGCGAACACCTCCCTCCTCGGGGGCGGAGGTGTGGACGGCGCGATCCACCGGAAGGGCGGGCCGGAGATCCTCGCCGAGTGCCGACAGCTGCGGGCCTCGACCTACGGGAAGGGACTGCCCACGGGGCAGGCCGTGGCGACCACGGCGGGGCGGCTGCCCGCGCGGTGGGTCATCCACACGGTCGGCCCCGTGCACAGCGCGACCGAGGACCGGTCCGCGCTGCTCGCCTCGTGCTTCCGGGAGTCGCTGCGGGTCGCCGACGAACTCGGCGCGCACAGTGTGGCCTTCCCCGCCATCTCGACCGGGGTCTACCACTGGCCGATAAACGACGCCGCGCGCATCGCCGTCCGGACGGTCCGGGAGACCCCGGCATCCGTGCGCGACGTGCGTTTCGTTCTCTTCGACGCCAACGCATACGCGGCGTTCGAGCGGGCGGTCGGCGCGTCGGACTCATCAGACCGGTAG